In Trichocoleus sp., the genomic stretch GATTGTGCTGAATTAACCAGAAAGCAATGTGATGATGAACTTGAATCTTACCTGTAGATTGTTGGTTCCAGGTTTGAACAAGTTGCTTCATCTGCTGTACAGAAAGTTGTTTTGCGCCAGTGCTATAACCTGCCCCGATCGCCTTTAATTCTCGAAAAAATTCGGTGGCATTGTCATGAGTTGTATAAAAACTAATTTCATCTGCAATCACCTGTAGCTTTTGACCGATGAGCTTTTGCTTTAAAGCCTCAGGATCAGGCAAGGGATTTGCAGTAAACGGAAGATGAAGAAATTGGCAGATATTTCGCCACTCTGAAAAGCTATGACAGGTTGGGAAGGAGAGCAATATCTGACCTCCAGGTTGAAGCTGCTTCACTAATTTGAGAATGCTTGCTTCTGGATACTTAAACCACTGCAAGACAAAACCTCCAATAATCAAAGCATATTTTTGAGCAGCATGATTAAGTGCTTCGCCATCCAGTTGATAGAAGGAAACGAAAGGTTTTCGCTCTGGCAAAATCTCTAAATGATTGCAGCAAAATTGCAGCATTTTTAAAGAAAGATCGGTAACCTCGATTGAACGATCGGGAAAGTGTTGCACCAGTTCTTGAGTGATAAAACCTGTCCCGCAACCGATTTCTAAGATATTACCTTCAATTGGAAGATCGGCAGATTGAGCAAGAGAAACGAGCCGTTTGGCACTCTGTTTTTGTACGGTAGCAAAGGCATGATAAGCCGATGATGCTCGCCCAAATCGATTGGCAATTGTTTGCTTATAGTCATCTAATGAGTTTGAGATCATGCTATCAATGCCTGAAAAATTGAACTGACGAACGACCAGCATTCTTGTAGATGAGTAAACGGTAAAGCGTGACCTGCCTGAATTACCTCATAGTATTGGCTGTTCGTTGGAAAAGCTGCCCAAATGTCTTGTCCTTTTATAGGCGAGACAATTCGATCGCTAGAACCATGAAAAACAACTTTTTTGGGAATGCTTTCTAGCACATCTACAGGTAAGATTGCCTGGTTTAATTGATGCAGATCAGCCAGCAATAAACTTGAACACTGAACTGTAGAAGCAGGATAATTAGTCGTGGGATAGTAACACTTACGCCGAAAATTATCGAGAACAAGTTGCGGATTTTGCTCAAGCTGCTCAATCATCTGCTGTACGATCGCCTGAGAACGTTTTCTGGCAGGATTAGAAGCAGGATGAAATTCAAGAAAGCTGCTAAAAATAATGCATACATCAGCTAACTTTAATTGAGCGATCGGGCAAAGATGCAGCCCATAGGAATGAACTAAAATGATTTTTTTAGATTCTAATTCCTTGAATTCGGGTTGAATGGCTTGCCCAAAATAGCCGCGATCGAAGGTCTGAAAATTACAGCCGATTTGCTCAAAGATCAGCTTCCAGGCTTCCCAGCAAGATCGATCGAAGCCCCAGCCGTGATAGGCAATTACTTCAATAGCCATAGAAGAAAAAGAATTAGTCAGAGCCTTAGAGGACATGAAACACAGCTATAGCTTCCAAGTTCGAATCGCTTGAATTAAGGTTTCTAAATGTGCAGAGTGGTGTTGACTGGAGAGCGCAAAGCGAAGTCGGGCTGTCCCGCTAGGAACGGTCGGTGGACGGATTGCAGTTGCTAAAATTCCTTGTTTTTCTAACCAAACTGCAAGGTCTAATGTTTGTGCTTCTTCCCCCAAAATCATGGGGACAATCTGCGAATCAGAAGCGGCTGTATTGTAACCCAATTGATGAAGGTGATAACGCAGATGTTTGGCTGAATACGTCAAATTCTCGCGTTCTAATTCCAACTTGGGCATAAGGTCTAAAGCAGCCTCGATCGCTCCAATAACCGCAGGCGGCAAAGCAGTGGTATAGATTAAACCAGGGCAAAAATTAATCAAGTAATCTCGGACTTTCTGTGAGCAGACAACGAACGCGCCAAACGCCCCAAATGCTTTTCCAAAGGTGCCAACGACAAGATCAATTTCGGGCTGAAATGCAGCTAATCCCATGCCATTTTTTCCGAGCACACCCAATGCATGAGCATCGTCTAAATAGAGAATGGCATTGTATTGATTTGCTAATTGAATCAGTGCCTTAATATCGCTCCGATCGCCATCCATGCTAAACACGGTTTCACTTACAATCATGACGCGATCGAACTGAGACGATAGCTTTTTGAGCAATGCTTCTAGACGAGTTAAATCTTGATGAGCATAGCGATGAAACTTAGCACCGCTCGCAACAATGCCCTGAATTAAGCTGTTGTGAATGAGCCGATCGCATAACACCAATGATTGGCGATCGAGGATAGTGCTAAGGATAGTCAAATTTGCCTGAAACCCTGAGTTAAACAACAAAGCGGCTTCCCGTCCACAGGCAATTGCTAACTTTGCTTCAAGCTGATGATGAATCTCGTAGGTTCCTGTTACGAGTCGAGAAGCGGTTGCTCCAGTGCCATAGTCTTGAGTGTACCGTTGCGCTGCTTCAATCAATGCTGGATGCTTGGACAATCCGAGGTAATCATTAGCGCTAAAGTTCAGCAAGCGCTGTCCGGCTTTACGAACATACACTGCATCTTCCGGAACGAGGGGATTGAGCGATCGGAGCCGCTGTTGCTGTACTCGTTCCGCCAAGGCGCGATCAATAAATGTGAACTTAGAATGCGTCATACCGTGATCCATCATAGAGGCTTGCGGCAGCGGAATAACGCCATTCCAGTACAATTCAACAAAAAAAAGGGCGAACCGATCGCCCCTAAGGATGTTCTGAGACTGAGACTTGAAAATAAATCTATTCGTTCATAATGACAGTCGTGTTGCCGTCTGTATCTTCATGAACAATATCCCCGTCGCTTGTCACTGCAGTAACGTTGCCCTCTGCATCTTCATGGACAGCATTTCCTTGGTCGTCTACTGCTGTAATGCTGCCGTCTACATCTTCATGGACAGCAACCCCATTGTCATGATCCACCACCGTTGTACTGCCGTCCCCGTAGCCAACTACATCGACTTGTGCCGTTGCAGGCAAGCTAAACCGTAAAGTTAAAAGAGCCGCACCGCAGAGAAGTACCAGTAGCTTTTTCATTTCGTTACCTTAATAATGCAGAGTGATGAATGCTAACACCTTGGTGTTGTGCCTATTATGGAAAATCGAACCAAATTTTGGATGAGAAAAAATACTTGAAGGTGTAGCGTAATAGACAAATAAATTGACAAAGCTACGGTGATTACGGATGACAGCAAAGTAAACCAAACTGCATCCGGGTTGACCGATCCTAGGCTTTGCTCTCTTTAATATTGAAAGGGCATGTATGAAAGGTGACAAAATGACAGTAGCTGATGCGCGATCGATCAACTGGAACACCGTTCTTTCTGAGCTAGAGGGCATAGAAGCGATCCAGGATGCAGGGCAAGTTGCCAAACTCTCAAAGGATTACTACACCTACAGCCCTATTCTGCAACCCCTGTTAGATGACAAAGTTGCAAAAATGGTGGTGCGTCCGACGAGCGAGGCGGAAGTGCTGAAAGTGGCGGCAGTTTGTGTGAAACATCGGATTCCACTTACGGTACGGGGAGCAGGTACAGGCAACTACGGTCAATGCGTTCCACTTCAGGGGGGTGTGATTCTTGATCTGACCAAAATGCAGGCGGTTAGATGGGTCAAGCCAGGCATTGCTTGTGTTGAACCAGGCGCAAAGTTATCGGCGATCGACAAGCAAACTCGTGAGCAGGGCTGGGAAATCCGCATGGCTCCTTCAACCTATCGGACTGCAACAATTGGCGGGTTTATCAGTGGTGGTAGTGGTGGGATTGGTTCAATTACATATGGGCTACTAGCCGATCGCGGCAATCTTCATGCTGTTCGTGTTGTCACCATGGAAGACGAACCTCGTGTGATTGAACTACGGGGTGATGCGGTGCAAAAGGTAAATCATGCCTATGGCACAAACGGCATCATCACTGAACTGGAAATCCCCCTTGCTCCGGCTTATTCCTGGTCAGAACTGATTGTCACCTTCCCTGATTTCATGACGGCTGCCCGGTTTGGTCAAGTGTTAGGCGATTCTGATGGACTGATCAAAAAACTGATTAGTATCTTTGCAGCCCCAATTCCACAATACTTCAACGCTCTCCGAAATTGCCTCACCCCCGAGTCGCACTGTTCCTTCGTCATGATTGCTGAGTCTTGTCTGGAGCCATTTGAAGAACTGGTTAAGGCATTTGGCGGGGCGATCGTCTACCAAAAAACTGCACAGGAAGCCAGTAAAGGAGTTGCTCTGGGAGAATTCACCTGGAACCACACAACGCTTCACGCTCGCAGCATTGATCCTTCATTGACCTATCTCCAGACAATTTTTCCAGCAGACCAAGAGTTAAAGCTGGTTGAGCAGATGTATCATCATTTTGGCGATGAGGTGATGATGCACCTGGAGTTTATTCGGGTTCAAGGAGCAGTGATCCCAGCAGCTCTTCAGCTAGTTCGCTACACCACTCCTGAAAGACTCTTTGAAATTATCCAGTATCACGAAGACTGTGGCGCATTCATCGCCAATCCCCATACCTATGTTCTAGAAGACGGGGGACGAAAGGCGATCGATCCTATTCAGCTTCAGTTCAAAGAAATGGTCGATCCCTATGGGCTGCTGAATCCTGGCAAAATGCGGGCATGGGAGGAAAGAAGCTAGAGAAGAGCAGGGGATAGGGATTTGGAGAGAGTCCTTGCGTCTTCGCGGCCCTCTTTTATCCCTCATTTCTCATCCCCTAGTCCAGTTCTCTTCGTCCCTCCAGTGCTCTTGCCAGCGTGACTTCATCTGCATACTCCAGATCGCCGCCCATCGGTAGCCCAAAGGCAATGCGCGTCACTTTTGTAAAGGGCTTGAGCAGTTGCCCGACATAAAGCGTGGTTGTTTCACCCTCGACACTCGGACTAATTGCCAGAATCACCTCTTTGATATCCTGCTTGCTGACGCGCCGCACTAGCTGTGTGATGTAAAGCTGATCTGGACCAATGCCATCCATCGGAGAAATCAAGCCGCCCAAAACGTGATATTTGCCCTTATACTCGCGGGTTTTTTCCAGCGCAATCACATCTCTGGAATCTTCGACCACACAGATTGTATTAGGGTCACGATTTGAAGCGCGGCAGATTTCGCAGACCGGCTCAGCAGATAAGTGAAAACACACTGAACAAAGCCCCACTTGCTGTTTCGCTTCCATCAGGGCTTGCGCGAGTGCCTGAACCTCAGATTCGGGTCGCTTCAAGATATACAAAGCAAGACGCTGAGCCGTCTTTGGACCCACGCCAGGTAAACGTTGAAATTGCTCGATTAACCGAGCCAAAGGTTTGGTATAAACCGTCGGACTGCCTCCAATGCGCTCCCTTTCTGATCATAGCGATTCGGAGAGAGGAATTGGGGCAGGGAGCAGGTAGTCATCAGGATCAGGGAACAGATGAGATGCCCCTAATCCACTGTTGCCATGCTCCAGTCAGGACGGAGGTTCTTTGCCTGCCGCAAATAGGGATGATAGATTTTGACGAAGGGATCAGGGGTGTTGATGTGAATTAGGAAACGGATGCAGCGAGGGAGGCTGCCTTCGACGTGCATTTGCTGGACATCGAGTAGCGGCACATTCTGCCAGCGAGGGCGTTGACGGGCGATCGAGGCTGGAAAGATGGCATCCAGATCCTTCGTTACAGAAAATGTGGCACTGATGATGTCGTCGGGGTCAATAGAATTGTGGTTCTCTAGCTCATCCAGTAGTTCGCTCACGGCTTCTCGAATTGCTTCTGCCGTGTTAACTGAAACCGTCGTTGCTCCACGAATTGCCCTTACTTTCCAGCCCACGTAAACAGCCTCCTATCGATAGCAGCAGCTTAGATTTGCTCTACAGTCTAGCTCGACATTAAGGACGATACATCCATAAAGGCAAGCCATTTGTGGAAACTTCAAACTCCATCCAATTTAATCCAGCGGCAAGACTGCTCATTTGTCCTCGACCTGGGATAAACCGATTGATGAAGCTTTTACGTTCCTCAAGCGTATAGCAGTGGGTTTTTTCAGGATCAAGCCCAACCAGTTCGGCTGCCCAGCGGCGGGCATCTTCTTCTGTGCCCAGGCGATCGATCACGCCAAGTTCCAGGGCTTGTTCTCCAGTAAAAATCCGTCCATCAGCAAAGCTACGAACCGTGTCTACACTGAGCTGACGGGCATCGGCAACAGTCTGGACAAACTGACGATAGCTAGTGTCAATCAGTTCTTGCAGAATGTGCTCCTCTGGCTCAGTCAGTTCTCGATCGAACGACAAGATATCTTTATAAGGGCCAGACTTAATCACCTTGAAGGAAACGCCGACTTTATCGAGTAGTCGCTCCAGGTTGTTGCCCCGCAGAATCACACCAATGCTACCCGTAATCGTACCGGGATTTGCCATAATGTGTTCTGCGCCCATGCCGATATAAACTCCGCCCGAAGCAGAGATATTGCCAAAACTAGCAATAATCTTCACTTTTTCGCGTAGCTGCTTTAAGGCACTATAAATTTCTTGAGAGTCTCCCACCGTTCCACCGGGGCTATCAATGCGGAGAAGGAGAGCCGGAAATTTTCTTTCTTCAACTGTTTTCAGGGCATCTAGAACAAATTTGCGAGTTGTACCTCCGATCGCACCTGCGATTTCAATGCGGGCAATTTGTTTACGAAACCGACGCTTAAGGAGCCAGACCATGTTTTGTGATGAGTAACAATAACGAATCAGAGCAGAACTTGTGTTCTAGTGAACCGAGTGCTGAATTCTAGTGTGCCTTATCTCTAATTGGGATGACCATTCGTCACAATAGCGATGTGACGCTTAAGAGCAGAAATTAAAGCAACGGCAATTTTTGGGGGATGAGCATCTTACCTGTTCAGGCGGGTGAGGGCACTCACTCCATAAGCGATTTAATTTACGATCCCCAGATCGACTAGAGTCACTGCTTGATTGCCAGTAACCCGATCGTTCATCACCTATCCAGAATTATGATTTCAAATTCTACCGCTTTAGAAAATAGTATCTCTGGTCATTCTGCCTCTGACCTCAGCCCGATCCGCCTGATCGTTTGTGACCTGGACGGAACCATTGTGGGAGAGTCAAATCAGATAAATCCTGGGGTGAAACAAGCAATTCAAGCAGCCCAGGCAAAAGGGGTACAGGTTGCCATTGCCACAGGCAGAATGTATCAGGCAGCTCTGCGGTTTTACCAAGATATCGGCTCAACTCTGCCGCTGATGTCTTATCAAGGGGCATTGATGAAGCACCCACAGACCGGGGAAGTTTTGCAGCATCTAACTTTGCCCAGTGAAGCAGCACGGAAGCTTCTAGACTACTTTGAGCAACCCGAACTGCGCGATCTCCTGTCAGTCCATTTTTATATTGACGATCGCCTTTACGTGCGAGAAATTTTGCCAGAGACGAAACTTTATGCTGAGCGCAGCCAGGTTGAGCCGATTTCTGTAGGAGATTTGCGGCTTGTCTTAGACCGAGAGCCAACCAAAGTTCTGGCACTAAGCAATGAACCTGCGGTGATCGATCGGTTGCTCACCTCGCTACGTCAGGAGTACACGCCTGCTGAACTCTACTTTACTAAGTCAGTTGCGACCTTCTTTGAGGCAACCCATCCTCAGGTCAACAAAGGTGCAGCCGTACGTCACTTAGCAGAGGATGTTTTAGGGCTTCGTCCAGAGAACGTGATGACGATCGGCGATAATTTCAATGATTTGGAAATGATTCAATATGCTGGGATCGGTGTGGCAATGGGAAATGCACCCGACGGGGTTAAAGCAGTGGCAAAGTGGGTTGCACCGGATGTGGAAGCAGATGGAGCTGTCGCTGCGATCGAGCAGTTTGTGCTGGCAAATCGAGCCTGAGCTGATAGCTCCTGTCCTGCCTGATTTTCGTTCCACAGATGGTCTATGAGCTGCTGATGCCTGTCCTCTATTTCTTGCTCAGACGCTGAAGCAAAAATCATCTAGCGTAAATTGCCCATCAAACGCATGGAAGGTGACGCGATTGATGTTCTTGATTGATAAGCGGAGGGATAGATTCGGTTGAGCTGTCGAGGATGAGCCAGCCAGGTTTGGCTCGGGAGTTTGAACGCGAGCAATTTCCCGGTTTTCTGCATCAAACGCAGTCATTACAGTTCGTCGAGAACTCGTGACAAAGCCGCAGACAAAATGGGCTGGCTGCAAGAAAATAGCCTCGACATAGCCACTTTTGGGCGCTCCCATCAGCACCATGGAACCAGAATAAGCCGGGTAAGCTGAATTTGAGGGGCAAATCGCAATTGCGTTGGCAAAAACCACACCCATTGACTCGTATTGGCGATCGACAATGGTAAACCGTGGCAACTCTTCCCAATCCAAACGGACACAGCGACTTTGACAAGTGAGGACTTCGGCAGGAGTCAGATCGATCTCAGAGAGTGCTGCTGCCGCAAAGGGCATTGCTTCTGAAGTTTCGATGATTTGTCGAGGTGCTGGCGCTGGAATAGGACGCTCAGCAGGAGTTCGAGAGACAGTGTTCGGTGGACGATCGAGTGGTTGAAAAGGTGTGGTCATAGATTCCCCCAGAATGGTTGTCGAGGGTTCAGTACGGTGTACTGGCGACCTCAAGTAAGATGAATTAATGTTGCAATTGCTTAATCCCCATAAAGAGTATTACGACAACGCAACAAAAGCGACTTCTTGTATCTTTTTTGACAGATGCCTCATTCGACTACAACTTAAGTCTGGCGAAAGAATGAACTAAGAGAACGGATGTGATTCGGAGAAGATAAGTTCCGAGAAAACTCGGATGACTTTTTCCCAATGCAAAGCACAAGTCCAAACTCCTCAATAGCAGGTTCCTCTGAGTCAAGATCGGATTGTAAGGAGTGGAGACCTGTGGACAAGAACCTATCAGTTTTGCTGGATTGCCTTGAACCAAAATCGGAAATGTGGTAATGCGACCCATCGACAAAAATTTTTGGCAGAGCTAAAACTGATGTGGAACTTACGGGGTTACTAAAACAGTTAGTGTTGCACCTTGACTGTATTATTGCTGAATTCTCTCAGAATAATCGTTGCGAATTGTACTATTTCGAGAAATTTGCAATTGTATTACTGATTGATTTCATCAGGGATCAGGGCACTAAACTTAAAACTACTTCATCAATTCTTTAAAGCAAGTTCAATATAGTTCATTTAGCCTTCATAGTCTATCCCCGAATTTTTATGCTTCAGCCGCCTGGTTTTCGTCAGCATACTGTTGTGACTAGTCTGGGCTCGATCGCCTATTATCAGCCTGATTTTGCTGCGCCTCATCCTTCTGGTAAAAAACCAACCCTCGTTTTCCTGCATGGGTTTGGGGGCGGTTCTTCTGCTTATGAGTGGTCGAAAGTGTATCCTGCCTTTGCTACTGAATATCCGGTTGTAGCACCAGATTTGCTGGGCTGGGGACGGTCGGATCACTTGCAGCGGGCTTATCAGATGGAAGACTATCTGGCGACAATACGAGAGTTCTTAGAGCAGGTGAGTGAATCCCCAGTGATTGCGGTTGCTTCTTCGCTAACGGCTGCGCTGCTTGTTCGGGTAGCTGTATCTCACCCCAATTTGTTTCGATCGTTAATTCTTAGTGCCCCTGCGGGCTTATCTGATTTTGGTAAGCCTTACGCCAATCCTCTCGCACAACTGCTGAAGCTGCCGTTTGCCGATCGGTTGCTTTATAGCACTGCTATTGCCACTCCTGCCGGAATTCGGATGTTTCTAGAACAGCGGCAGTTTGCGCGTGCCAACCGGGTTTCTCAAGAAATGGTTGATGCATATCTGGCATCCGCTTCACAACCAAACGCTGAATATAGCGCCGTTTCCTTTGTGCGCGGCGACCTCTGCTTTGATCTCGCAGAATATATCCCTCAACTCAAGACTCCAACTGCCATTTTCTGGGGCAAGCAAGCCCAATTCACAACCTCTGATTTGGGCCAACGGCTGGCAGATTTGAACCCGCAAACAATTCGTGCCTTAGAAATTCTGGAGGATACTGGGCTGACGCCTCAACTAGAATTGCCGGGAGTGACGATCGGTGTGATGCGGCAATTAATGGGGAGGCTGTGAGGAAAGTTTGAGAGAGCCTTAGGGGAGAGCAGTGAGACACCGAGAAGAGATATTGGTTTCCAGAAGTCGTTTTATTGTGCGGAAGTTACGGTAGATTAGGCAAAATTTGCCAGGCTGGCGGCGGGTTGCTGTCTCCGATCCCCTATCCTCTTAGAAAGCCCATTGCCTGTAACCCTTGACGGAGGCGGGTGGCTTCTGCAGGGTTGGATTGCTGGTGAAGATCGATCGCCTGCTGGAATGCGTGGAGGCTTTCAGGGACTTTACCAAGCTTAAGGAGGACAACGCCTAAGTTTTGGTGTGCTTCAGCATAGGCGGGGTTGAGGGTGATAGCTTGCTGGTAGTGGTCGATCGCCTGAATCATCTGCCCCATTGCTTTGAGCGTCATGCCTAAATTGCAGTGCCCGATCGCAAAGTTGGGGTCAATTGTGATGGCTTGCTCGAAGCAGTTTTTTGCACCGCTCAGCTCACCTTTGTTGAGGAGAAGGCTGCCCAAGTTGTTATAAGCTCCTAGCTTCAGGCTCTCTAGAATAGGCTGCTCCAAGGCGCTGCGGTAGTGCTGCTCAGCTTTCGGTAGATTAGGCGCTCGGCTATGGGCAATGCCGAGGTGATAGTGCAATTCATAGAGAATAGGGGGAGAAGCAGGAGACTGTAGCCCACGATTGAGAAGGGTGATACCCTGCTGAAGTTCACCCATTTGGACGTACAGCGCACCGAGTTTACTACAGACGTAGGGATCATGGGGATGGCTGGCAAGGAAACCTTCCATCATTTTTTTCGCCTTCTGGAGTTTATCGCGGCTGGCGATCGTTCCTGGCTCGTAGCCATAATGCAAAATTGCAACATCAGGTAAGTTGATGATCTGCCAATGGGGTTCCTGTTGCAGCAGATCGGCTACGCTGTCGTCCACCATCGCGTGATAAGGGCGAGCAAACCAAATTCGGGGATGGCGACGAAATAAGCGAGACACCAGCGAATAAGGAGACTGCACAGCTCCAACTTCCTGACGGATCAGGTTGACGACGATCGCCTGTTCTTGCCGGATCACCTGCTGAAGCTGCGGCACAATTTCTGGAGCCAGCATTTCGTCGGCATCAAGAACGAGAACCCAGTCCCCTGTCGCATATTTGAGGCATTCATTCCGTGCCTCAGAAAAATTATTGTTCCAGGGAAAGCAGTGCACCTGTGCCCCAAAGGACTGAGCGAGCGATATCGTCTCGTCTGTCGAACCCGTATCCAGCACAATCATTTCGTCCACAATTCCCTGAGCACTACTCAGACAACGAGCCAGTTGTGTAGCCTCGTTTTTCACGATCATGCAAAGGGAGAGGGACATGGGACTGAGGGATGGAGGAATTTGACGGATGAAGAACGCCGATCGTTTAATCGATTTTGCCAGTTTTCCTGTCTCTGCGTCCCCTGCTTCACTGGTGCTGTGCAACTCTAAGGGGCAAGTCTCGCTTTCTTGGCTCGGTTGGAGACATACCAGTCAGCGATCGTCGGTACCCAATTCTTGAACTGGAGCCAGATGAGTTCGCAAAGCTCTTGGGCTTCGAGTTGGGCATCTGCTTTCCAGCGCAGATCGAGCAGGTGCATCAGCGATCGCACATTTGCTGACATCACCCAGTGCTGCCGGATATCAAAAGGGATTAAGCCCCGCGCATGTTCTTCTGAAAAGCCTTGATTGATGCGCTGATGATAGCGTTTGCAAGCTTCTAAGCACCATTCCAGGTCTTCTTGCCGCAAGGATTCTGTATATTCATAGCGTTTACCCTGGCGATCGGTGTATGCCCCAAGTGGACGGAGATAGAACACCTCTTCGAGATCGCGCTTGCCTTCTACGACATCAATAATGCGCTGCCCAGTATAACGAAAGGATTGTACATCAAAAGAAATTCCAACCCGATGTGTACGGATCTGCTGCATTGTGGAGTGAGGGAAATAGCCGCAGTTCAGGACGATTTGGGGATGTTCTAAAGGACCATAATGTCCGCGATTGCCAGACAGCAGGTTTCGTACAACAACCTCGCCGCTCTTTGCCTCATCAGGAAACTGGTCACGCTCCGCCCAGACAAAACTCTCGGCATAATCCTGGTGCATCGCCGCATAGATCACCTGTTGCGGATTAGTGGTTTGGGAGAGAACTTCAACAGAAAAGAAACGATCCATAGCTCACAGGGCAGAAATAATCCGGCTCTCTAGCATACGACTTGCTGCTGCACCCACCACAAAATCTCAAAAAATCTCTAGGTTAGTGAGGTTGGAGGCGGGGTAGAAGGGAGAGAAGCAGGGCGAAGAGCTTGTTTTTCGATCGCCTTCATCGGCGGTTGTTGGCTGCTCACGAGTTGAGGCAGCTCGTTCAAGGCTTGCAGGCTCTCAACCAGGGCACGACAAACGAGAGGTTCAGTTTCGCGATTGAGCAACAGTCGAAAACAGTCTGCTAGATGAGTCAGGCTAAGCGGCAGTTCTTGTGGAAAACTCAGCGAAGCTTTTGTCAGGTGATGGGTGAGTTGCCGGACTGCCAGCAGGCGCTTAAGTGGATCAGCATCCGATAAGTCGGCAAAGAGTTGGTCAAAACGCCCTTCACTTTGAGCTGTTATCTTGCTTTTTTGATCGATCCATTGCCAGAGCAAAATCGCCAGAATTCCCAGAATTCCCAACCCCTGAAGAATCAAGCCGATCGCCAACCAGGAAGAACCTGCTTCGTGCCAGATCGCCAGCGTCAGATAAGTCGTAAAAAGGGTCAGAACTCCGCTACCTACGGTCACGATCAGCGATCGATCGGTCTGTTTCCACCAGGCTTTCCAGGTTGCCCAGGTGCGTTGTCCTTGTCCTTGCGTGAGCGAATAGACCAGAACGATCGCCACTAAGCCTGCGCCACCGGATACAACAAGCCGCCAGTTCCACAGCAGCAAAACGATCAACGCCGCAAAACTGACAAGCCACCC encodes the following:
- a CDS encoding methyltransferase domain-containing protein, translating into MISNSLDDYKQTIANRFGRASSAYHAFATVQKQSAKRLVSLAQSADLPIEGNILEIGCGTGFITQELVQHFPDRSIEVTDLSLKMLQFCCNHLEILPERKPFVSFYQLDGEALNHAAQKYALIIGGFVLQWFKYPEASILKLVKQLQPGGQILLSFPTCHSFSEWRNICQFLHLPFTANPLPDPEALKQKLIGQKLQVIADEISFYTTHDNATEFFRELKAIGAGYSTGAKQLSVQQMKQLVQTWNQQSTGKIQVHHHIAFWLIQHNH
- a CDS encoding alpha/beta hydrolase produces the protein MAIEVIAYHGWGFDRSCWEAWKLIFEQIGCNFQTFDRGYFGQAIQPEFKELESKKIILVHSYGLHLCPIAQLKLADVCIIFSSFLEFHPASNPARKRSQAIVQQMIEQLEQNPQLVLDNFRRKCYYPTTNYPASTVQCSSLLLADLHQLNQAILPVDVLESIPKKVVFHGSSDRIVSPIKGQDIWAAFPTNSQYYEVIQAGHALPFTHLQECWSFVSSIFQALIA
- the bioF gene encoding 8-amino-7-oxononanoate synthase; the encoded protein is MTHSKFTFIDRALAERVQQQRLRSLNPLVPEDAVYVRKAGQRLLNFSANDYLGLSKHPALIEAAQRYTQDYGTGATASRLVTGTYEIHHQLEAKLAIACGREAALLFNSGFQANLTILSTILDRQSLVLCDRLIHNSLIQGIVASGAKFHRYAHQDLTRLEALLKKLSSQFDRVMIVSETVFSMDGDRSDIKALIQLANQYNAILYLDDAHALGVLGKNGMGLAAFQPEIDLVVGTFGKAFGAFGAFVVCSQKVRDYLINFCPGLIYTTALPPAVIGAIEAALDLMPKLELERENLTYSAKHLRYHLHQLGYNTAASDSQIVPMILGEEAQTLDLAVWLEKQGILATAIRPPTVPSGTARLRFALSSQHHSAHLETLIQAIRTWKL
- a CDS encoding FAD-binding oxidoreductase, with product MTVADARSINWNTVLSELEGIEAIQDAGQVAKLSKDYYTYSPILQPLLDDKVAKMVVRPTSEAEVLKVAAVCVKHRIPLTVRGAGTGNYGQCVPLQGGVILDLTKMQAVRWVKPGIACVEPGAKLSAIDKQTREQGWEIRMAPSTYRTATIGGFISGGSGGIGSITYGLLADRGNLHAVRVVTMEDEPRVIELRGDAVQKVNHAYGTNGIITELEIPLAPAYSWSELIVTFPDFMTAARFGQVLGDSDGLIKKLISIFAAPIPQYFNALRNCLTPESHCSFVMIAESCLEPFEELVKAFGGAIVYQKTAQEASKGVALGEFTWNHTTLHARSIDPSLTYLQTIFPADQELKLVEQMYHHFGDEVMMHLEFIRVQGAVIPAALQLVRYTTPERLFEIIQYHEDCGAFIANPHTYVLEDGGRKAIDPIQLQFKEMVDPYGLLNPGKMRAWEERS
- the recR gene encoding recombination mediator RecR — translated: MGGSPTVYTKPLARLIEQFQRLPGVGPKTAQRLALYILKRPESEVQALAQALMEAKQQVGLCSVCFHLSAEPVCEICRASNRDPNTICVVEDSRDVIALEKTREYKGKYHVLGGLISPMDGIGPDQLYITQLVRRVSKQDIKEVILAISPSVEGETTTLYVGQLLKPFTKVTRIAFGLPMGGDLEYADEVTLARALEGRRELD
- the aroH gene encoding chorismate mutase — translated: MGWKVRAIRGATTVSVNTAEAIREAVSELLDELENHNSIDPDDIISATFSVTKDLDAIFPASIARQRPRWQNVPLLDVQQMHVEGSLPRCIRFLIHINTPDPFVKIYHPYLRQAKNLRPDWSMATVD
- the sppA gene encoding signal peptide peptidase SppA, giving the protein MVWLLKRRFRKQIARIEIAGAIGGTTRKFVLDALKTVEERKFPALLLRIDSPGGTVGDSQEIYSALKQLREKVKIIASFGNISASGGVYIGMGAEHIMANPGTITGSIGVILRGNNLERLLDKVGVSFKVIKSGPYKDILSFDRELTEPEEHILQELIDTSYRQFVQTVADARQLSVDTVRSFADGRIFTGEQALELGVIDRLGTEEDARRWAAELVGLDPEKTHCYTLEERKSFINRFIPGRGQMSSLAAGLNWMEFEVSTNGLPLWMYRP
- a CDS encoding Cof-type HAD-IIB family hydrolase, which gives rise to MISNSTALENSISGHSASDLSPIRLIVCDLDGTIVGESNQINPGVKQAIQAAQAKGVQVAIATGRMYQAALRFYQDIGSTLPLMSYQGALMKHPQTGEVLQHLTLPSEAARKLLDYFEQPELRDLLSVHFYIDDRLYVREILPETKLYAERSQVEPISVGDLRLVLDREPTKVLALSNEPAVIDRLLTSLRQEYTPAELYFTKSVATFFEATHPQVNKGAAVRHLAEDVLGLRPENVMTIGDNFNDLEMIQYAGIGVAMGNAPDGVKAVAKWVAPDVEADGAVAAIEQFVLANRA
- a CDS encoding alpha/beta hydrolase translates to MTSLGSIAYYQPDFAAPHPSGKKPTLVFLHGFGGGSSAYEWSKVYPAFATEYPVVAPDLLGWGRSDHLQRAYQMEDYLATIREFLEQVSESPVIAVASSLTAALLVRVAVSHPNLFRSLILSAPAGLSDFGKPYANPLAQLLKLPFADRLLYSTAIATPAGIRMFLEQRQFARANRVSQEMVDAYLASASQPNAEYSAVSFVRGDLCFDLAEYIPQLKTPTAIFWGKQAQFTTSDLGQRLADLNPQTIRALEILEDTGLTPQLELPGVTIGVMRQLMGRL